The Rouxiella sp. WC2420 region ACACATGCACTATAACATTGCCGAACGTTTGCGTAAGACCCTGAGTAACATGGGTTATCCGGTTGAGTCCAGTCAGTTTGACGCCCATTCCACTATCGAAATCAGTTTTACTAATATCCCCAGCCTCTATTTTTCAGTAATCGATGATCGGCTCTGGCTATGGAGCGCATTAGATTGGATGGACAGCTCTACCTTTACTTCCTGGGGCGCAGAACTGTGGGAGGAGCTACAAGCTGCACTGTGCTGGGTCGTGACCGGGCAACCGGTATTGGGGCAAGGAAGTGAGGGTTACGAATTAAAAGCCCTGGTAGACGATCACTGTTTTGACGAAGAGTCACGGTTAGAAGAGCTGCTCGAGGGTTTTTATGTACTGTGTCTCAGATTGAGCGACCGTTTCAGCCAGTCTCGATAAGTGGTAAGCGCTAAGTCCAGCGTTATATTGAGGGAAATTTATCGGTTAATTTGATGATTGTCACGATATCATAATTTCATTATATAAAGAAATGGCTTGTTTTTTTCGTTTTGTGCAGAGTATTACCAACAGCAGTTAAATACTGATGAGGTTAACTATGTACGACATAGCCAACGCGCCCTGCAGTTGGGGCGTTGATGACCCCAAAAACCCCCACTTGCCTGCCTGGCAAAAAGTGATTGGTGAAGCTCGTCAGGCCGGTTATTCAAGCCTCGAGCTTGGTCCGTGGGGTTTTTTACCGAAAGATCCCGCCGTGCTGACTCAGGCGCTGGAGGAACATCAGCTTTCACTGGTAGCGGGGACACTGTTTGATGATCTGGTTTCAGAAAGCAACTTTTCTAAAATGGTCGAGTTGACTCACAAGATTTGCCATTCGTTGCGTAATACACGCATCGCGCGCGCACTTGGGAAGTTTGCTCCGCCTTATCTGGTGATTATTGATTTTGGTAACCCGGAACGAGCCAGGTTTGCCGGCCAGTCTGGTAAAGCTCCGCGGCTGAGTCGCGACGACTGGCAACGTCTGGTCAATAATATTCGCGAGATTTCGCATATCGCGATGCAGGAATATCAGGTCAGGCCGGTAATCCATCCTCATGCCGGAGGCTGCATCGAGTTTGCAGACGAAATAACGCAGATAGCCGATGACGTTCCACATTTTGAGGCGGGATTATGTCTTGATACCGGGCACTTATATTACGCCGGACTGTCTCCAGAAAAGTGGATTGAGCGCTACATTGACCGTCTGGACTACCTGCATTTTAAAGATGTTAACAAAGCCATTTTCCAGAAAGTTATTGCTCGGGGCACCGATTTTTTCACCGCCTGTGCTGAAGGCGTAATGTGCCCGCTGGGGCAGGGCGATATTGATTACGCGGCGGTGAAAGCTACGCTCGAAAGCCATCAGTGGCAGGGGTGGATAACCATTGAGCAGGAACGCGATCCTCGAGATGTAGCGGGAAGTTTGGCTGATGTTTCGGCAAGTTTATCTTATTTAAAAAAAATGGGTTTTTAGGGAGCTGTAATGAAAAAAGCATTCCACGGCGTATCGGTTTGGTACAGCAACGCAGTCACACAACTGCGTCTCGCCAGTGAAACAGGTTTCGATGCGTTGGAGATCCTGCCTGAGCATCTGTTCCGCTATGTAGATAACGGCGGATCGCTCGAGAAGTTTCATGCCTTTGCCGAACAGTTTGGCGTTGAAATTAGCTGTATCAATGCTCTTAAACGTATTGGTCGGCATCAGCCCGAAGAGCGTGCGGCGATGTTAAAGGAGGCACATAAAATCTGTCATGCGGCACAGGTGCTGAAATGCCCGGTGGTGCAGATTATGGCGCTCAATGAGTTGGATCACCTGGACGAAGACGCGCGAAATGAAATTTTAATCAAAAATATCAGTGATATAGCCGATATTGCGCTTCAGTACGGTATAAAATTGCAGATTGAAGTGGTGGCTTTCACTCGCTTTAACAGCCTGAGCCAGGGGCTGGAGATTATTAAACGTGCAGGCCGCGACAACGTTGGCCTGGTGATTGATTTCTGGCATCTGCACGCGGGTGGCAACACTCGGCCCGAAGAAGTCGCGCAGATGGACGTTAACCTGATTTACGGCATTCATTTCTGCGATGGTCGGGCCGCGCGTCAGGGTGAAGAGTGGGATGAATGGGTGCAACGTGACTACCAGCCGGGTGAGGGGGAGGTTGATATCGCCGCCTGGATAGAGGCAGTGCGTGCCACGGGCTACGACGGTGTGTGGTGCCCGGAACAGCTTAGCCCAACTCATTGGGAAGATGACCTGTGGCAGATTGGTCGAGACAATTACGAAAGCCTCACTGCGTGGACCAGCCGTTAATGGAACGTGTTTGAACTGGTATGTTCATAAAATGGGATCCTGCCCGGAGTCTATGAATGAAATATTTTGTTCATTTTGGTAGACTTAACTATTCTTCATGATGTCCTAGAGGGCGAATTCCCGTGTCAAAACATACAACTCAATTGTCTATTTTACAGGAAGACATTCGCACCCGTTATGACAGCTTGAGCAAGCGTCTTAAACAGGTTGCACGCTATATACTTGATAATAGTAACAGCGTGGCATTTGATACGGTGGCATCCATAGCGCAGCGTGCAGATGTTCCTCCTTCAACGCTAATCCGTTTTGCCAGCGCTTTTGGTTTCAGCGGTTTCAATGAAATGAAACAGGTATTCCGTCAGCATCTGATGGAAGAAACCGTGAGTTATACAGAAAGGGCGCGGCTATTTAGAAAATCCTCTGTGGATGAAGGCACAGCTGCGCCGGAAAAGCCTGATGAAGTACTGAATATGTTTTCGATGGTTAACGCACAGGCTCTACAGCAGCTGCCGACGCATATCAGCGCTGAACAACTGGACGAAGCGATTGCTCTGCTTTCACAGGCCGATAACATCTATATCATTGGCTTACGTCGTTCATTCAGCGTCGCCAGCTATCTGACCTATGCTTTACGCCATCTTGAGCGTCGCGCCTTTCTAATCGATGGGTTGGGCGGAATGTTCTCGGAGCAGTTGAGCATGGTGAGTCCAAAAGACGTGGTGATCGCCATCAGTTACTCGCCGTATGCCAGCGAGGCGATGGAATTAGTTCAGCTTGGTGCACGTCGCGGTGCTCGTCAGATTGCCATTACCGACAGCCAGGTCAGCCCGCTTGCCGCCTTTAGCGATGTCTGTTTTGTGGTGCGTGAGGCCCAGCTCGACGGTTTCCGTTCTCAG contains the following coding sequences:
- a CDS encoding type III secretion apparatus InvB, whose product is MHYNIAERLRKTLSNMGYPVESSQFDAHSTIEISFTNIPSLYFSVIDDRLWLWSALDWMDSSTFTSWGAELWEELQAALCWVVTGQPVLGQGSEGYELKALVDDHCFDEESRLEELLEGFYVLCLRLSDRFSQSR
- a CDS encoding sugar phosphate isomerase/epimerase family protein — its product is MKKAFHGVSVWYSNAVTQLRLASETGFDALEILPEHLFRYVDNGGSLEKFHAFAEQFGVEISCINALKRIGRHQPEERAAMLKEAHKICHAAQVLKCPVVQIMALNELDHLDEDARNEILIKNISDIADIALQYGIKLQIEVVAFTRFNSLSQGLEIIKRAGRDNVGLVIDFWHLHAGGNTRPEEVAQMDVNLIYGIHFCDGRAARQGEEWDEWVQRDYQPGEGEVDIAAWIEAVRATGYDGVWCPEQLSPTHWEDDLWQIGRDNYESLTAWTSR
- a CDS encoding MurR/RpiR family transcriptional regulator, whose translation is MSKHTTQLSILQEDIRTRYDSLSKRLKQVARYILDNSNSVAFDTVASIAQRADVPPSTLIRFASAFGFSGFNEMKQVFRQHLMEETVSYTERARLFRKSSVDEGTAAPEKPDEVLNMFSMVNAQALQQLPTHISAEQLDEAIALLSQADNIYIIGLRRSFSVASYLTYALRHLERRAFLIDGLGGMFSEQLSMVSPKDVVIAISYSPYASEAMELVQLGARRGARQIAITDSQVSPLAAFSDVCFVVREAQLDGFRSQVASMCLAQTIAVSLAMKTTV
- a CDS encoding TIM barrel protein: MYDIANAPCSWGVDDPKNPHLPAWQKVIGEARQAGYSSLELGPWGFLPKDPAVLTQALEEHQLSLVAGTLFDDLVSESNFSKMVELTHKICHSLRNTRIARALGKFAPPYLVIIDFGNPERARFAGQSGKAPRLSRDDWQRLVNNIREISHIAMQEYQVRPVIHPHAGGCIEFADEITQIADDVPHFEAGLCLDTGHLYYAGLSPEKWIERYIDRLDYLHFKDVNKAIFQKVIARGTDFFTACAEGVMCPLGQGDIDYAAVKATLESHQWQGWITIEQERDPRDVAGSLADVSASLSYLKKMGF